In a genomic window of Scyliorhinus torazame isolate Kashiwa2021f chromosome 5, sScyTor2.1, whole genome shotgun sequence:
- the LOC140421028 gene encoding tumor necrosis factor ligand superfamily member 10-like isoform X1, whose translation MSSLPADFDYQKLGGKPAAAEKGKWGIVVPILGFVAFAEICVTCYFFCYFTDQIDQMQQKLNSDNYPGRCLQYMNSYIDHLGKGEVPVEDFLCDSWLKNVQFLINQRLQSDVRNLIYKELKAHNATFLGADKPAIHLIAQQRNKPPKNVPSYFTRVNGRDVLYWNDVKGFAVHQGAIKYHRGEITIPKDGIYYIYSHVYFWHVQKPDGEDQQYNLFLQYLYKMAMNYYEPILLTKAIFTKCWSKESKFDVYTSFQGAAFELQQGDKLFIKVTNASAVNVNEGATYFGAFMIF comes from the exons ATGTCCTCACTGCCGGCGGATTTCGATTACCAGAAACTGGGCGGAAAACCCGCGGCCGCCGAGAAGGGGAAATGGGGCATCGTAGTGCCGATTTTGGGATTTGTAGCTTTTGCAGAAATCTGTGTAACTTGCTACTTTTTCTGCTATTTCACTGATCAGATCGACCAG ATGCAGCAGAAATTGAACTCTGATAATTATCCAGGGCGCTGTCTCCAGTACATGAATTCCTACATTGATCATTTGGGAAAGGGTGAAGTGCCCGTTGAAGATTTTCTGTGTGATAGTTGGCTCAAGAATGTTCAGTTTCTAATAAACCAG CGTCTGCAATCTGATGTGAGAAATTTAATATACAAGGAATTGAAAG CGCACAATGCAACATTCCTGGGTGCTGACAAACCAGCTATCCATTTAATTGCCCAGCAAAGAAACAAGCCTCCAAAGAATG TACCATCTTACTTTACTCGGGTAAATGGACGTGATGTACTCTACTGGAATGACGTAAAAGGATTTGCAGTGCATCAGGGTGCCATAAAATACCATCGTGGAGAAATTACCATTCCCAAAGATGGTATCTACTACATATACTCCCATGTTTATTTCTGGCATGTACAGAAACCAGATGGAGAGGATCAGCAATACAATCTCTTTCTGCAGTACCTTTACAAGATGGCCATGAATTATTACGAGCCTATTCTTTTAACTAAAGCTATTTTCACCAAATGTTGGTCAAAAGAATCCAAGTTTGATGTGTACACAAGTTTTCAAGGAGCCGCCTTTGAACTGCAGCAAGGGGACAAACTATTCATAAAAGTAACAAATGCAAGTGCTGTAAATGTTAATGAGGGGGCAACATATTTTGGTGCTTTCATGATTTTTTAG
- the LOC140421028 gene encoding tumor necrosis factor ligand superfamily member 10-like isoform X2, which produces MSSLPADFDYQKLGGKPAAAEKGKWGIVVPILGFVAFAEICVTCYFFCYFTDQIDQRLQSDVRNLIYKELKAHNATFLGADKPAIHLIAQQRNKPPKNVPSYFTRVNGRDVLYWNDVKGFAVHQGAIKYHRGEITIPKDGIYYIYSHVYFWHVQKPDGEDQQYNLFLQYLYKMAMNYYEPILLTKAIFTKCWSKESKFDVYTSFQGAAFELQQGDKLFIKVTNASAVNVNEGATYFGAFMIF; this is translated from the exons ATGTCCTCACTGCCGGCGGATTTCGATTACCAGAAACTGGGCGGAAAACCCGCGGCCGCCGAGAAGGGGAAATGGGGCATCGTAGTGCCGATTTTGGGATTTGTAGCTTTTGCAGAAATCTGTGTAACTTGCTACTTTTTCTGCTATTTCACTGATCAGATCGACCAG CGTCTGCAATCTGATGTGAGAAATTTAATATACAAGGAATTGAAAG CGCACAATGCAACATTCCTGGGTGCTGACAAACCAGCTATCCATTTAATTGCCCAGCAAAGAAACAAGCCTCCAAAGAATG TACCATCTTACTTTACTCGGGTAAATGGACGTGATGTACTCTACTGGAATGACGTAAAAGGATTTGCAGTGCATCAGGGTGCCATAAAATACCATCGTGGAGAAATTACCATTCCCAAAGATGGTATCTACTACATATACTCCCATGTTTATTTCTGGCATGTACAGAAACCAGATGGAGAGGATCAGCAATACAATCTCTTTCTGCAGTACCTTTACAAGATGGCCATGAATTATTACGAGCCTATTCTTTTAACTAAAGCTATTTTCACCAAATGTTGGTCAAAAGAATCCAAGTTTGATGTGTACACAAGTTTTCAAGGAGCCGCCTTTGAACTGCAGCAAGGGGACAAACTATTCATAAAAGTAACAAATGCAAGTGCTGTAAATGTTAATGAGGGGGCAACATATTTTGGTGCTTTCATGATTTTTTAG